A part of Actinomycetota bacterium genomic DNA contains:
- a CDS encoding ABC transporter ATP-binding protein yields MGAQVLQVGSKNNRKVDRKQWIWLAIAIVAAIGLPLYFQSVGNFFFVRIFALMGLYVVLALGLNITVGYAGLLDLGYIAFYAVGAYVGMLLGLLLPEAIAGAGYWVLLPVSALGAAFAGLVIGFPVLRLRGDYLAIVTLGFGESVRIALTNDVFGLTRGPKGLPGPGESVAAPAGQAAMVEALSFGDFRFSTDLWWYYMIAILCVIAIFVIRRLDDSRLGRAWIAMREDEIAAASVGVNIQSTKLWAFALGAVWGGIGGITFTYWIGFISPESFNFMESVLVVCMVVLGGMGSIPGVVLGAAIIAGLPEMIRWTAQSEFFSQFLTMEQANMAGQYRFLVFAVALIIMMIFRPQGILPSKRRALELHPDHAKNLMEQNQSMADLEAANRAESRHRGGTR; encoded by the coding sequence ATGGGAGCACAAGTGCTGCAGGTCGGTTCGAAGAACAACAGGAAGGTCGATCGCAAGCAGTGGATCTGGCTGGCCATAGCGATCGTTGCGGCGATCGGGTTGCCGCTTTACTTCCAGTCGGTAGGCAACTTCTTCTTCGTGCGCATTTTCGCGCTCATGGGCCTATATGTAGTTCTGGCCCTTGGGCTGAACATTACGGTCGGCTATGCCGGCCTGTTGGACTTAGGCTATATCGCATTCTATGCGGTAGGGGCATACGTAGGCATGCTATTGGGCTTGCTCCTCCCTGAGGCCATCGCCGGTGCGGGCTATTGGGTCCTGTTACCGGTCTCTGCACTAGGGGCCGCGTTTGCAGGCCTGGTGATCGGATTCCCTGTGCTCAGATTGCGCGGGGACTATCTGGCTATTGTCACTCTGGGCTTCGGTGAGTCGGTCAGGATCGCACTGACCAACGACGTTTTCGGACTGACCCGTGGTCCCAAGGGGCTGCCAGGTCCGGGAGAGTCTGTCGCCGCGCCGGCGGGTCAGGCTGCAATGGTCGAAGCCCTAAGCTTTGGTGACTTCAGGTTCTCCACCGATCTTTGGTGGTACTACATGATCGCCATCCTCTGCGTGATCGCCATCTTCGTGATCCGCAGGCTTGATGATTCGCGTCTGGGTCGTGCTTGGATCGCCATGCGTGAAGATGAGATCGCAGCAGCATCCGTTGGCGTGAATATCCAGTCCACCAAGTTGTGGGCCTTCGCACTGGGTGCGGTGTGGGGTGGAATCGGCGGTATAACGTTCACTTACTGGATCGGGTTCATCAGCCCTGAGTCGTTCAACTTCATGGAATCCGTCCTCGTGGTCTGCATGGTCGTTCTAGGAGGGATGGGCTCCATCCCGGGAGTCGTCTTAGGTGCTGCAATCATCGCGGGACTCCCAGAGATGATACGCTGGACGGCGCAGTCCGAGTTCTTCTCCCAGTTCCTCACCATGGAACAAGCCAACATGGCTGGGCAATACCGCTTCCTGGTATTCGCTGTGGCCCTGATCATCATGATGATCTTCAGGCCGCAAGGAATATTGCCTTCCAAGCGCAGGGCCCTGGAGTTGCATCCTGATCACGCCAAGAACCTCATGGAGCAGAATCAGTCGATGGCTGACCTTGAGGCTGCGAATCGCGCTGAGTCCAGGCACAGAGGGGGCACCCGATGA
- a CDS encoding branched-chain amino acid ABC transporter permease produces MEIFGQQLVNGITLGGMYALIALGYTLVYGIMLMINFAHAEMFMGGAFVGLFTLTFLSQFDFLTGSALGIITLFLLTFLVAGVSIGLLGVLIERIAYRPLRNAPRLAALISAIAVSILLQQMVLLWVTARTLPFPNDLMPSGALEFGGVTITYLQIIMLVSTVLLLVILDTFISKTKIGKAMRATSQDRDAAGLMGIDINKVIGVAFFVGPALGAAAGIFAGLYYGSVKFDMGFIPGIKSFTAAVIGGIGNLRGAMLGGLLIGLLEAMAAGYISSGYRDVIVFGALLLVLTFRPGGILGRSTVEKV; encoded by the coding sequence TTGGAAATCTTCGGACAGCAGCTCGTTAACGGCATCACTCTTGGTGGGATGTATGCGCTGATAGCGCTTGGATACACCCTTGTTTATGGAATCATGCTCATGATCAACTTTGCGCATGCTGAGATGTTCATGGGAGGTGCGTTCGTTGGACTTTTCACACTTACTTTCTTGTCCCAGTTCGATTTCTTGACAGGCTCTGCTCTGGGCATAATCACCCTTTTCCTTTTGACTTTTCTTGTGGCCGGTGTCTCCATCGGGCTACTGGGCGTGTTGATAGAACGAATCGCCTACAGGCCGTTGCGTAACGCTCCGCGACTGGCCGCTCTGATTTCGGCGATCGCCGTGTCGATTCTGCTACAGCAGATGGTCCTGCTGTGGGTCACAGCGCGAACATTGCCGTTTCCCAATGACCTGATGCCCTCCGGCGCACTGGAGTTCGGTGGGGTCACGATCACCTACTTGCAGATCATCATGTTGGTCTCGACCGTCCTTTTGCTCGTGATCCTCGACACTTTCATTTCGAAGACGAAGATCGGGAAGGCCATGCGGGCTACGTCTCAGGATAGAGATGCCGCAGGACTGATGGGCATCGATATCAACAAGGTCATCGGAGTGGCATTCTTCGTCGGCCCCGCATTGGGAGCGGCGGCGGGTATCTTCGCTGGACTATACTACGGTTCCGTGAAGTTCGACATGGGCTTCATTCCCGGAATCAAATCTTTCACGGCGGCGGTCATCGGCGGAATCGGCAACCTCAGGGGGGCGATGCTCGGAGGGCTCCTGATTGGCCTGCTGGAAGCAATGGCTGCTGGCTACATCAGCTCTGGATACCGTGATGTCATAGTCTTCGGCGCACTGCTGCTCGTACTCACCTTCAGGCCCGGCGGTATTCTGGGCCGGTCCACAGTGGAGAAGGTGTAG